The Rhodopseudomonas palustris genome window below encodes:
- a CDS encoding L-lactate permease translates to MWNQIYNPLGSAALSTLAAAVPVVTLLVLIASGKVKAHLAAIIALVLANAVAIFVFTMPANMSVRASLLGVVTGFFPIGWIVLNVIFLYRVTVATGRFELLQRAIGGVTTDRRLQLLLIAFAFGAFFEGASGFGTPVAITGAVLIGLGFSPLAASGLSLIANTAPVAYGALGTPIQGLASVTGLDPYILGAMVGRQLPFFSLLVPFWLIWAFAGFRGMMQIWPAILVTGVSFAVPQFVISNYINPWIVDIGASLISMGCLILFLKVWQPKELWLSPKLRSHDPSTETMAPPKELSRAPLTQAQLWGALLPWIIVCIVMLIWGNGAFKAWANSIFVWNYPVPELHNLIQKVPPVAAKPTPEAAVFSFTYLSFTGTGMLIAAIISGLLMGVSPGKMATEYGRTIKVCAISLITISAMLAIGTLTRLSGVDATLGLAFAATGVLYPFFGTLLGWLGVALTGSDTASNVLFGNLQKITSEQLGLSPILMGAANSSGGVMGKMIDAQSIVVASTATNWYGHEGTILRYVFLHSITLACLVGVLVMLQAYVYPFTAMVLK, encoded by the coding sequence GTGTGGAATCAAATCTATAATCCACTTGGCAGCGCCGCTTTGTCGACCCTGGCGGCGGCCGTTCCCGTAGTCACGCTGCTGGTGCTGATCGCGAGCGGCAAGGTGAAAGCTCACCTCGCTGCGATCATCGCTCTGGTGCTCGCTAACGCGGTGGCGATCTTCGTCTTCACGATGCCGGCCAACATGTCGGTCCGTGCCTCGCTACTCGGTGTCGTCACCGGCTTCTTCCCGATCGGCTGGATCGTTCTCAACGTCATCTTTCTCTATCGGGTCACCGTGGCCACCGGCCGGTTCGAGCTGCTGCAGCGTGCGATTGGTGGCGTGACGACCGACCGCCGGCTGCAGCTGCTGCTGATCGCGTTTGCGTTCGGCGCATTCTTCGAAGGTGCATCCGGGTTCGGCACGCCGGTGGCGATCACCGGCGCGGTGCTAATCGGCCTCGGCTTCTCGCCACTGGCCGCCTCGGGCCTGTCACTGATCGCCAACACCGCGCCGGTCGCCTACGGCGCGCTCGGCACGCCGATCCAGGGCCTCGCGTCGGTCACCGGCCTCGATCCTTACATCCTCGGCGCGATGGTCGGCCGGCAGCTGCCGTTCTTCTCGCTGCTGGTGCCGTTCTGGTTGATCTGGGCGTTCGCGGGCTTCCGCGGCATGATGCAGATCTGGCCGGCGATCCTCGTCACCGGTGTGTCGTTCGCGGTCCCGCAATTCGTGATCTCGAACTACATCAATCCGTGGATCGTCGACATCGGCGCTTCACTGATCTCGATGGGCTGCCTGATCCTGTTCCTGAAAGTGTGGCAGCCGAAAGAGCTGTGGCTGTCGCCGAAGCTGCGCAGCCACGATCCCTCCACCGAGACCATGGCCCCGCCGAAAGAGCTGAGCCGCGCCCCGCTGACACAGGCACAATTGTGGGGCGCGTTGCTGCCGTGGATCATCGTTTGCATCGTGATGCTGATCTGGGGCAACGGCGCCTTCAAGGCCTGGGCAAACTCGATCTTCGTCTGGAACTATCCGGTGCCCGAGCTGCACAACCTGATTCAGAAGGTGCCGCCGGTCGCCGCCAAGCCGACGCCTGAGGCCGCGGTGTTCTCCTTCACCTATCTGTCGTTCACCGGCACCGGCATGCTGATCGCGGCGATTATCTCCGGGCTGTTGATGGGCGTGTCGCCCGGCAAGATGGCGACCGAGTACGGCCGCACCATCAAGGTCTGCGCGATCTCGCTGATCACCATCTCGGCGATGCTGGCGATCGGCACGTTGACGCGGCTGTCCGGCGTCGACGCGACGCTGGGCCTGGCGTTTGCTGCGACCGGCGTGTTGTATCCGTTCTTCGGCACGCTACTCGGCTGGCTCGGCGTGGCGCTGACTGGGTCGGACACCGCCTCCAACGTGCTGTTCGGCAATCTGCAGAAGATCACCTCCGAACAGCTCGGCCTGTCCCCTATCCTGATGGGCGCCGCCAACTCCTCCGGCGGCGTGATGGGCAAGATGATCGATGCTCAGTCGATCGTTGTCGCCTCGACAGCGACCAACTGGTACGGCCACGAAGGCACGATCCTGCGCTACGTCTTCCTGCACTCGATTACACTGGCGTGTTTGGTCGGCGTGCTGGTGATGCTGCAGGCCTATGTCTATCCGTTCACCGCGATGGTCTTGAAGTAA